AAACAGatttgtggccctgaaaagggccgttgattttatGCTACATCACTCGGGATTTActtggagctggtatacttcgtGACGGCCTTGGTTCCTTCGGAGACAGCGTGTTTGGCCAATTCTCCTGGCAGCAGTAAACGAACTGCGGTTTGAATTTCACGAGAAGTTATCGTTGAACGTTTGTTGTAATGCGCCAAGCGAGATGATTCAGCGGCGATGCGTTCGAAAATATCATTCACAAAGCTGTTCATGATACTCATGGCTTTGGATGAAATACCCGTGTCAGGATGGACTTGTTTCAACACTTTGTAAATGTAGATAGCGTAGCTTTCCTTCCTGCGgaccttcttctttttcttgtcgGTCTTGGTAATACTTTTCTGGGCCTTTCCGGACTTCTTCGCTGCCTTTCCACTGGTTTTAGGAGCCATTGCTATGTTGTACCGCTTTTACTGTTCGAGAGGAACTAATGTCGAAAGCAAAGGAAACATCACGTTTTGTGCTCAGTCAGGGTAGAATGTATGACCGTCCCCTTTCGTTTATGTTGTCATTTCATTATATTCGTAGCACCGGCTGAATGGAAGACTAATAATGGTAGAGTAGGTATAAAAGAGGGTtcgctttccgaaaattttcatcagTACAGTTTCGCTCTGCTCGTGAATAATTTCATAATTATATAACAAAAAATGTCTGGacgtggtaaaggaggaaaagtaaaGGGGAAGGCAAAGTCCCGTTCAAATCGTGCTGGATTGCAGTTCCCAGTGGGTCGTATTCATCGTCTGCTCAGGAAGGGAAACTATGCCGAACGTGTTGGAGCTGGAGCACCCGTTTACCTGGCCGCAGTGATGGAATATTTGGCCGCTGAAGTGTTGGAATTGGCAGGAAATGCCGCTCGTGACAACAAGAAGACCAGAATTATCCCACGTCATCTGCAGTTGGCTATCCGTAATGACGAAGAATTGAATAAGCTGCTGTCGGGTGTAACTATTGCTCAAGGCGGAGTTTTGCCCAACATCCAAGCTGTTCTACTGCCCAAAAAGACCGAGAAGAAAGCTTAAATAAACAACGAATTCGAATTACATGAAAACCGAGAACCCAACCGTCCTTTTCAGGACGACAAAACATTCTTAACTAAGagtaacaatattttttttgcctacGATTTGCCATTTGTTTCGATCAAATCCAATCCTCAGTTACAGTGTACATTAAGATTAGGAAAGCATTTGTTTCAAAAACGATATGAGTACATCGTTACACTAATTTGAAATCTTAATCTAAGCTCAGACGGCATAACGCGGCGAGGAATGTGTCCAGATGAAACCGAATATAGGGACATGAAATCAACACTGGCAAACAGTATTAATTACACAAGCGAAATTTTGTTGGGTAAAACATGATGATCTCACGCAGGTAGTCGAGCTGGCCCAAAGGAACCAAATTTACAGAGGGTATACCAGctgccagaaaaaaaaaacatttccgtCCATATGTACATATCATTTGTAATTTAGGCATAAACGACCTCTTAGTaggaagcaacaaaaaaaagtaaaaaggtAGCAAAATCCAGAAGTGCTGCTTTTTTTAAAGAGAAAGGAAAGGGGAATGGATACATAGATAAATGTAGTTGGCTAAATAAAATCATTAGTAATTCTTGATGAGACATCGCAAACTGGTACGCTTGAGTGTACTCTTTCGTACCTCTCAATCGGAAGCCAGCTTAGTCCTTTCAGTTTTTTCATGTTAAACCCTTTAAACCTGCCCTTCGTCGAAACTCTGGGGACAATAGAGTGTCGCCATGTTTCAAGTGATCTCCTCTCTccactctttcgttcagcggtatcaaTACCAGTATCATTAAATGTTAGCTGTAACCCAACACACATAAGTAGCTTCATAGCTATTGATGTCCTggcattgatatcgttggattcgATAAGacataaatatgtttttcaccCGACAATgcaatatgaggggcttagaatgaaaggcgtgtaagtgatttgatcgatttctctacttctactctctctcttttttggtcatagcttagctgcaaatacattcccagctgtatttgacaatgtggaagataggtcagaacctcacatatcagattctatagcaaacttaaattggaacgtttttgcaattgagttattaactaaagaaaaagttgatgaagagaaatcgatcaagtcacttacaccccttgcattctaagcctctCATATGTCATAATTCAGCTcgcgcaatttttcatattttctgttgagACTCAGCCTAGGTTCCATCAAAGTTCACATTTGACAATAGTtcaaacagagaaaaaaaaacacatttttcaattttcacaaacaTTTCGATAATGGTTATCATGATAACACGtatacgcaataggccaaacaatggattgaaagcaacgaaaaaccattatttgaattttatgtGAATATCCAGAATTGAGATTGCAAATTAATTGAAAGTGGATATAAAGTGCCCTGTGTCTCTATCACTTTAAAATTAGATTAGGTTGAAGTAACGATCCTAATAGATATTGTGATCGCTTAGTTCACGTGAATATTGCATGGTTTCTATGCGTGTGAACAACTCTGGcatgaatgtttgactttcgtatagttattcgctaaatataatggtcatacatatacacacttgtgaaagaatttcacttgtggaagaattgtaaacggtaaactataaactaatcggtggcttatggtaacttttaacagttacagtttcggggatatttttttataaaaatggacaatatctacaagaaaacaagaaaaagaaaaggaagtttttagaaatccttttataaagATTGTATATATATGCCCCATCtagaaaaaggcattaattcttagtttaccaagaattaaGAGACaataaatattagaaatatgcaaactctATATTCCAgcacctttatcatctggtaattatctagaatacgttatacattcttctccttCTCATTCTTCTcaccgaaaaaaatatgtttacttcgagcatgcagttatactatgttccgattcttactccagtgaaaccacaatcgattaatacgtttttatgttattttttagctctttatacttccatgaattatattcagttgcttacttttaattaataaaatttgaattttattaattGAATTAGAACGAAGataacatatttttaggagttttttcattcaatcatactctcttcttcaaataaatgccaataaagcctgaaaaatacacaatggcaacgtgttatgattttgcacgcgagtataggagggttaaagaGACTTTGGactgttcattcgcctctaataaaaaaaaacacatacaaagTTGAGGTGTTTCGCATGTAAACTCGACCGTATTATCCTACTACGAGATGCTACGAGTACAGTCATCTTCGAATACATTGCCCCAATCTAAAACGATGCTATAATTGTTTCAATAAACACGAAGAAGTACCTAGGAGTCACAATTCTGCCGAAATTGGGGTGGAAGTCATTGACCCAGTAGCCGACACTGTGAAATTGTAGTGCGCCGTATGAACCGAAATCAGTATATCGtgtaaatttttgaatgaattgaTCGACGTCAATGTAGGAAATAATGTTGCCGAATGTCTACATTTTGTTTTCTGCTGATCTAGAAATTCATTTGTTGATCTGTTAGCAATCACAATTTTATTCTTACAATACGATTTCtacgttcaattttttttacaatacgaAGATCTATTGTCCTATTCCTGTCATCCTGCACCTGCTCCCACGGCACGTATTACCCATAATTTGCTACACCGTACCTCCACCTAGCCTTGAGCTGATCTTTATCCCTAGCAAAAAATGGTTTGGTTTTTGATTATAGAGAtttcaaacttttcagttctttcgtctctagccttgagaaagcatcttggaaaaactttactctactcctgcactaatgagcaaaaaattaatttgacaaGCTGCTGTCTCGCGTGTACGCAACTACTCCCAGTGGATCACGCCATGACGATTCCAAAATACGcaaaaagtttcaaaaaaaactattaccaaacatgttttcattttatccgGCTACTTATAACTCACCCGTTCGGGTAAAGCTCTgtatcagagatgccagatgtgaagacctTCATTTAATTTAAAGGCGTTTCGAACACATTCTTAGGTATAACCAGAAGCATTCCGGCCCTTTCCATCCGTTCAGCAATAGTGAGAAGCATTTTACGCACGATACATTGAATTGATACGGCGCGCTGTGATTTTCTTTTCTGCGAATTACGCATCGTCGGTTTCTGGTCAATGACTTCTACTATAATTTCGACAGAAGGGTTCCTCCTCGATTGCTCTTCGTGTCCATTGATCCAATTACGCTCTCTCACGCAACATCCGAACCAGATTGCGAGAGAGGCTAGCTAAAGAAAACAAAACCGAAGTTTTTTGCTATAGAGTATTAGTAGCAAACGCGGAGATCACCAACACAAAATCAATCGAGAGAGATCCACGAATACTTCAGATGAAGAGAAGTTGTTACACCACCACCAAGAACGGTCGCTTATACCGTCCCGCTCGcaatagggctcttgctacacatacatgcagagcatgtgttgggcacacattcgcttgtttacattcgtagtgtctatgcagcagaagcggatttttatcaatcggcgttcttgtagatgatttaaatagagTTACGGTCATTCTAATAGTGCATAGagctaacatgaactttgtgaaacagttaggcaagctattttatgaacaagagtttttgtgtaacgcatattatttagtttactagcacctatttcgcgatgttcattgagcgactcTCCCATTAGATTGGAAtcgaaaaattggcagaaaaaggattatcaacattttcgcacctagatcaaagtcacagagtctcgagctcacgtttgaatgcttccttgtatttccatgaattggtcaatcgatggattttttccgtttccgataaattttcttataaacgtatttagcttctccgcagagcattcgggtactcggaaatcatatctgagaGTTGGTTGATATTTCAGGCTGAAAATgtccttaatttcaacataatcaactgcttttttggcggaactagccgccgattaaggatatctgcacacgaatattcattatagtttatTCTTTCACGAGACCAGCAAAAAGCTTAAAACCTAAATGGGagcacacttcacctaatccggctatacaatcgcaatgtgcagtttgcactatttctgtgaaaatttttgaataatcaatctgcttccattgatatgaatcatggccaaaacagaaatttctatttttccccgtgtgtatggctttgacgctaaaagtaaatatttttatgtgaagaaacatatattcgcatgttattcatatagattagcgcgtaatctttataactatttcgctaaaataattatttaaacaaagctcaatcttgtcgctCCATATAATTCCTATGGAGCGAtcacttttgcctgcccaacagatcactaatacatatgcacgctgcaagcgccctataAGAGCATTATTTTGCGCTGGCTGAATTTAACTAAGAACCAACCAATTTGTAATAATTTGGATAGCGTTTCTCGTGGATGCGGCTGATATAGTTTAAATGGTAGTGTTGTACGGTGTAGGAGGCCACCGTCTAGTTTGGTCAATTCCGGATAACTGGGGTTGCTGTCAAGTTGAATAAAAAGTTGATTACATGCTGCTGTGTTAGTGTTGTGCGAGTTCGATGGCCTGGgaacaaaattatgaaaaatattgtgtaATTGCACAAGTGCATTTCTGAAGTTGCCGGTAGTGTCGCGGATTTTTGATAACGTGGTTATTTCCCGCGTCATCCAGTTCAGTTTTCCGGTTAGTCTCAGTCTCAGCAAACACAAGCGCTTAAAAAGGCTACTGACAGTTAGTAACAGAAATATACTGCCAAGTCGTATATATCGCAGTGATAATATTACGTAATATAATAAAATCCATGTAATTTTCCCGTGTTTGATGAAATAAGAGTGCTATGACAACACAGAGCATGAAAGGAAAAGGCTTCCATTTTGTCAGTGAAGGAAGCAGCGCGAAGAACGGAGGGTGGTTTTGAAGCTAATCAAAGAGCTCCAGCACCATGTTTAAAGGTAAGTGAGCATATTCTATACATATAGTGGTAGTGGGTGCAAATTGGTCatagggggcaaagtggtcacctgcttgtttggtagtataactattgactatagatgccgtattgatagtcaccttaagtTTGGAGAAATTAATTACTTTTgagccaccctgtacttcagtagagctgtcgcatgttacaatataaataaaaacagaaattgctctctcgatagccattaggccgtagttttgtgcgcatggtatctaaggaatttctcgtgaaatttagtttattcaatctgatatattggacaaatcatcagtttggacgcctgttcacatattctaggagaggtgaacacatattttgtttaatctctgcgattaattagcattagaatttactttgatgtttggggcaaAGTACAATACAATGttttgtttactaaagctgatataccacaCCACATTCTGCTCTTATAAAGGATCCTTTTGTGggtttgaccctggataaatatgccactccaactaaaccaagcctagttatgcggaacgttatgtgtttcttactatgtttttgtatgcatgagaaaatttaaattgagactctaggtgaataggccaagcttatttcaaacaagtacctactatatcaaatgtGATTTCAAttgtgatttgattgatttcaatgtgaaatttgaacgaaaaaatcgcataaatctatcccatttatttagaTATGTGCGAGCGCCCACTTTGTCCCCACCAGgtaaccactttacctccaagcaaaaaaaaagttcgatttttcaccttttttctattgatgaaaagtgtactattttgaattttaatagtaaaagccgtttgctatcttgaacaacaatgagttgaactataatattcttcgagaaacgggaattgaatcgatatgtggacgctgggaatggacatattccttagggtgaccactatgcccccacttcccttacagccatttcatgccaaaccgatatagtggttctcagattttcgtggaaagtggaaattttgttttttgtcgcaaaccattagacccgtattttttttttttttttgtaagggtgactatttccatttgtaggatggtccgaaaattcaaatttttccacttattTCAAAGACTTACttcttgaaaaattcataactactgagccgatttagatgatcgacatatctacttatagctgatcttttttgaaaaaataccagagttgcataaaatttgacttttggcttcgttattattaattgtatttgtgttttatagttttcatggtctcgggaccaatggcgctatatttatatatatatttttttcgtgaaagctAAGAATTTTTTAcagaacatatctcgaaaccagagaggagttttttttgtttttaagctatgatttttcaaagctaaccgttattattcattgtattcattttttatagcttacatggtttcggtaccaatggcgctatatttttttatattttctcttgaaagctgagtttttttttacataacatatccaaaattcagagaggagtttttttagtttttgagttatgatttttgaaagttaacatgtttttgggCAGGTAGCTTAATGAGTAGAAAATAGGAATAAGTATAGTAATCGGTAGATATTAAGGACAATGAAAAACATGTATCAGGTAAAGGTATCTCAGGTAAATGCAAAAAATGTAGAGACGACAAGTTATAAAGCAATAGAAAGAAAACTTAAAACCCGTTATAATCATTTGAAGCAATTTTCCGCAAAAACTCAATTATATCATAGTTTTAGACCGAAAAATGAAAACTATACTATCGTAAAACGATTCTCGTTCTCGGAAGAAGAACATTCTGTGAAActgtaaaagaaaatttaagcatgctttatgcctagaataaaaaatatgaaaaatataacagatGAATTTTAATTCCTACCCACTCGTCGTCTCtacattttttgcattttaagAAAAGACGAcacttatagaataactacataaattggaaaaaagtcattcgatttttcgatttaagatcgattctttgataCCGATTCAATCAGTTAATTGATCCTACgctgtttagaaaatcgatctttttctaaagattttCCAATCGTAGCTCAGTTACAATACATGCGGAACGATTTTTCGTTCCAGCacggaaaaatgtaaaaaatataacatgTATTAATATTTGTCGAGTGTTTTTTCTTTAGCTACACTGCCTCTTTTAATTTATATTGAGCATTTCAAACAGAAGTACTAAATTTCAACTTTGGTATTCAGGTTGcctaaataataaaatttcataGATGAGTTCAAGTACATAACAGCCTAACAATTCATCGCTGCAATCCGTCAATATGCTGCTTATATGAATGTGGAATAAAGGAAAGATAATTATCGAGTCTTGTTTTAGGTTCGGTTTTAGGATCGGAATTTACCGTTTTTAGTGTGGATTTCTAACAGTGATGATGTTTCGTTGAATGAGAATGGAATGGCCCTACTGGAAATGTTATTCACTGGCAGCTGGTATACTTTACGGTGGCGGTTCTTTCAGCCAATCTCCACTGCTACCTGGGATAATTATGTTTTGCTCAACTTTGCAATTTTCTCCCGTATATTGATATTGCTTGCCTTTGTTGATTTTCAGGTCGAAATTCGATTTTGTTTCGAAGCAATGTTTGAAGCATTAGTTGTTGTGAGTTGATACTTTGTTATAATTCAATACATCGAAGCATATTTCCATTGTAAGAAAATATGTTGGATTTTCGATATACGTGTCGGTTTATAACTCATCTCCATTGGCAAATCTtcctattttcgtttctatgttGAACACTGTATGGGCGGTAAAAAACAGCATACTTTTAGGTTTGCTTTAATATTTCCTATTCGGTATAACGATTAACTTATATCTGTTTGGAAACAGACGCTCTCCTTCAGTGATTGCTGTGGATTGATTTTTAGATTAGTGGAGGGTGGAAAATCAATCATTGTAACTCTTTATTAAAAATTTGTTGTCGTCCTGAAAAGGACGGTTGGGTTCTCGATTCTAGTGCACTTTCATGTCGTTGTTGATTTAAGCCTTCTTCTCGGTTTTCTTGGGTAGCAGAACAGCTTGGATATTGGGCAAGACTCCGCCTTGAGCAATAGTTACACCCGACAGTAGTTTGTTCAATTCTTCGTCATTACGGATAGCCAACTGCAGATGACGTGGGATAATCCTGGTCTTCTTGTTGTCACGAGCGGCATTTCCTGCCAATTCCAATACTTCAGCGGCCAAATATTCCATCACTGCGGCCAGATAAACGGGTGCTCCAGCTCCAACACGTTCGGCATAGTTTCCCTTCCTGAGCAGACGATGAATACGACCCACTGGGAACTGTAAGCCAGCACGATTTGAACGGGACttcgcctttcccttaacttttcctcctttaccacgtCCAGACATTTTTTGTTATATAATTATGAAATTATTCACGTGCGAAGCGAAACTGTACTGATCAAAGTTTCCGGATAACGAACCCTCTTTTATACCTGCTGAAACAATGTTTGTTTCACTCTCAGACAGagctacgaatataatgaaATGACAACATAAACGAAAGGGGACGGTCATACATTCCACCCTGACCGAGCATAAAACATGATGTTTCCTTTGCTTTCGACATTAGTTCCTCTCGAACAGTAAAAGCGATACAACATAGCAATGGCTCCTAAAACCAGTGGAAAGGCAGCGAAGAAGTCTGGAAAGGCCCAGAAAAGTATTACCAAGACcgacaagaaaaagaagaaggtcCGCAGGAAGGAAAGCTACGCTATCTACATTTACAAAGTGTTGAAACAAGTCCATCCTGACACGGGTATTTCATCCAAAGCCATGAGTATCATGAACAGCTTCGTGAATGATATTTTCGAACGCATCGCCGCTGAATCATCTCGCTTGGCGCATTACAACAAACGTTCAACGATAACTTCTCGTGAAATTCAAACCGCAGTTCGTTTACTGCTGCCAGGAGAATTGGCCAAACACGCTGTCTCCGAAGGAACCAAAGCCGTCacgaagtataccagctccaagTAACTCCCGAGTCATGTAGCAAAAAAaacaacggcccttttcagggccacaaatttgtttgataagtgTGTAGGAAAAGGTTTTCTAATTGTTGATTTGTAGATTTTCGTTGTCATAATGAGTCGCCTCTCGTGTGATTAATTCGAGGGATTCAGAAAAGTCATATCACAAAAGGTATCCGAAATGAGTAGATACAACAATTTCATGTAGTTCGTTTGACGTTACGTTTGGGAATGAAGTGATGATATTGTGCAGAATGTATGATGATgcatatagtgaattcaatgaTTGACATCCTCATATTCAGTTGCAGATGCTAATTGAAGACTCGGCATCATTATCTGTTCTCAATGCAATTGCACCAAAATTAGAAGAGTTAGCAGTTTAGTGTCGAGAAACTAATCGTAGAGAGGTTTAACAGGATTGATTTTGGTGTTTATACAATAAagctatatacataaaaaaatcatgaaactgGGAAACCTCGAGCTTTGTacttttaaaatgttattcaatttttaTATATGGATAATCTGAGGGTACTTAGAACTAAGTCAGGAACACCGTAAAAAAGGTGTCGTAAAATATGATTCGCTATAATTTTTAgcgtcaataaaagaagatcagAAGTTCATTTATATTTGATAAGATTCATGTTTCAATATATCGTGCGGCTCCGCCGTATGTAATGTTGTAGatagaaaacagtttttcaaactCTTTTCGAATaaattggtggccctgaaaagggccgtttgtttgaGAATGAGATTAGATCAGTCAGATTTAAGCGCGTTCTCCACGGATACGACGAGCTAATTGGATATCTTTCGGCATAATGGTGACTCGTTTGGCATGGATGGCACacagattggtatcttcgaataatccAACCAGATAAGCTTCACTTGCTTCCTGCAGAGCCATAACAGCCGAGCTCTGGAAGCGAAGATCGGTCTTAAAATCTTGAGCGATCTCACGAACCAAACGTTGGAATGGAAGCTTACGGATCAGTAATTCAGTCGACTTTTGATAACGACGAATCTCACGCAAAGCGACGGTTCCTGGTCGATAACGATGTGGCTTCttgactcctccggtagctggagCACTTTTACGAGCAGCTTTAGTGGCCAACTGTTTGCGAGGAGCCTTTCCTCCGGTGGATTTACGAGCGGTCTGCTTGGTACGAGCCATTGCTTACGATTTCAGTAGAGTTAACGGTTTCAAAGTTGCTGAATGAATGGGATAATTCAACGCTTTTCTTCGCTTTAATACCTCACGTATGTCGTCATTCTACCATACGCATGCACAAAAAGGAAAGGACAAAAGAAGGGGAAGAATAACAAAATGAAGGAAAAGgaggaaaaataatttccattcGGGTATAAAAGTGGGTACCCTTAGGGGAAACAGCATCAGTTTCAGTCATCGTTTGAACTCGGAAACAACATAAAATAGTCCAGAAAAATGACTGGccgtggtaaaggaggaaagggACTGGGCAAAGGAGGAGCCAAGCGTCATCGTAAGGTTCTGCGTGATAACATCCAGGGAATCACAAagcccgctatccgtcgtttggCTCGTCGTGGGGGAGTGAAGCGTATTTCCGGTCTCATCTACGAAGAAACTCGTGGTGTGCTGAAAGTATTTCTGGAAAACGTTATCCGAGATGCTGTTACCTATACCGAACACGCCAAACGGAAGACGGTTACCGCAATGGACGTTGTGTACGCTTTGAAACGCCAAGGTCGTACTCTCTATGGTTTCGGAGGTTAAATGATATAATTTGGTGTACGGttcaacaaaacggcccttttcagggccacaatATTTCTCCAGTGAAGAGTTCctttaaatgttttcaaatcatccattattttttaataaggATTCGTTGCTTGTTCGGTTATATTATTTGTAAATAACGATGTAATTAGACGTTTAACTGAATTCAAATTGATGTTCTTTACCCATAGAAGTTTAATATTTCTTGAATGAATGTCTGTGAATTATGAGTACACTGTAAGCCAGTGTTGGGAACATGTCATATTAGAAGGATCGTAATAGTAATAAAGTTAGACCAATACCTGGTACATTGCACGTCGCAGTTTGACGCAGACTTGGTCCAATGATTGTGAAGAGGGGACCcctgaaaataatggattttcgtgatttttttttcggatgttacgaataaagtaaagtgttcgggtattttgatgattgtttaagatatatttgaagatgtattttccattctttgagtgcacgaatactgattatgacgctgttgacggctggatgcgtagatgtctgaaaatcggtaccttgttggtggtatcggttctgaagcaacgaggtgtcgtagaacaaattttaatgaatattttgaaactttaagaCAATacttaaagcgttacataggggttttttgaaaattcgaaaaattgccaaaacggcggccatttttgttaaaaattagacatttttcatgaaaaatctctaaatagcgatttttcaaaaatcgaaaaaatgatatatcgaaaaacggctatgtaacgccga
The Toxorhynchites rutilus septentrionalis strain SRP chromosome 2, ASM2978413v1, whole genome shotgun sequence genome window above contains:
- the LOC129771980 gene encoding histone H3-like, producing the protein MARTKQTARKSTGGKAPRKQLATKAARKSAPATGGVKKPHRYRPGTVALREIRRYQKSTELLIRKLPFQRLVREIAQDFKTDLRFQSSAVMALQEASEAYLVGLFEDTNLSIAIKMTGRGKGGKGLGKGGAKRHRKVLRDNIQGITKPAIRRLARRGGVKRISGLIYEETRGVLKVFLENVIRDAVTYTEHAKRKTVTAMDVVYALKRQGRTLYGFGG